Proteins from a genomic interval of Salvelinus alpinus chromosome 7, SLU_Salpinus.1, whole genome shotgun sequence:
- the LOC139581219 gene encoding signal-transducing adaptor protein 1-like codes for MAATPVGVYKRRDTITALPLYYSGHLLKKYTGEKDFKKCYGELRGSTIFLYTDQMHDTYSEKLDLQMLKSMAMDAPYQKNRSTIYTLTLSNEEVQLKVDNPNTGEEWRGFIMTVATREIPSKLQLLPGQRLRLEEVLSEEQKRLAPCSPLPTTTYPIHPSSSPGNTYDNTLSGIPPCFFPVSRQKAEKMLRENTEYGNIILRPSTDNTNYAITLRQDNPSGPVMKSYKVLSIDTGFVIELNSPVTVPSLAAVLDHFLIETEFRLQPYLVPQTYDTCIELPPVKSTLPSKTVPRARVAPMIHTQSPAGDTPPSYPIPLIPTKATEAGNEYQDADDISGPEPKDLHQELRIALQRRKEQIYTGTPFLRPTQK; via the exons ATGGCAGCAACTCCCGTAGGGGTGTACAAGAGGAGGGACACCATCACAGCTCTACCTCTGTACTATTCAGGACACCTGCTGAAGAAATACACTGGAGAGAAA GATTTCAAGAAATGTTATGGAGAGCTCCGTGGATCTACAATCTTTCTGTACACAGACCAGATGCACGACACA TACTCTGAGAAACTGGACCTTCAGATGTTGAAGTCGATGGCGATGGATGCTCCCTATCAAAAGAACAGGTCGACCATCTACACTCTCACCCTGTCCAATGAGGAGGTGCAGCTTAAG GTGGATAACCCCAAcacaggagaggagtggagaggcttCATCATGACTGTGGCCACT AGGGAGATCCCCAGTAAGTTGCAGCTGCTTCCAGGTCAGAGACTGAGGCTGGAAGAGGTTCTGTCTGAGGAGCAGAAGAGACTGGCCCCCTGTTCTCCTCTGCCTACCACCACCTACcctatccatccctcctcctccccaggcAACACATATGACAACACCCTTTCTGGAATCCCCCC ctGTTTCTTCCCGGTGTCTCGTCAGAAGGCAGAGAAGATgttgagagagaacacagagtACGGCAACATCATCCTCCGCCCCTCGACCGACAACACTAACTACGCCATCACCTTGAGGCAGGACAACCCCAG TGGCCCAGTGATGAAGAGCTACAAAGTGCTTTCCATAGACACAGGCTTCGTCATAGAACTAAATTCGCCG GTGACTGTCCCTTCCCTGGCGGCGGTGCTAGATCACTTCCTGATTGAGACAGAGTTCCGTCTACAACCATACCTGGTTCCGCAGACCTACGACACCTGCATTG AGCTGCCACCCGTAAAGTCCACTTTGCCATCCAAAACGGTCCCGAGGGCAAGAGTGGCACCGATGATCCACACACAGTCCCCGGCGGGGGACACCCCTCCCTCCTATCCCATACCCCTAATTCCAACCAAAGCCACGGAGGCAGGGAACGAATATCAGGACGCAGATGACATATCAG GCCCCGAACCTAAAGATCTGCATCAGGAGCTTCGCATAGCATTACAGAGGAGGAAGGAACAGATCTACACAGGGACACCGTTTTTACGCCCTACACAAAAATAA
- the LOC139581222 gene encoding zinc finger CCHC domain-containing protein 7-like translates to MMMGHQNDEEEGGNKDNRFYIEASSSSEGELGFSQYKQSSSPRAPQATGGNSPLVLAFPLSSGRALRDVSPLDSSPSPTSRRSLHSERDLEYDDEPLEEWMILGGEEQEGDRYIQLNLGCWSSSSESPSGTEDEELNGKYALKHNWAIIEKDKPRPYRYFTSDRRLTCHNCNKTGHLAKGCTTPRRRPTCVLCGLQGHVQRACPGRHCHSCGLPSHGYHPCPEPPFWNQHCHRCGMAGHLSDACPDTWRQFHFTTQQEVPLRPHVDHTHKHYRHTAHCYNCSRRGHLGHECTQRRMVSGTFASLPYVCHYDNKKDIVKLNTRIHRKAREPQEEGFMPLLERQRTYVTPGGSSEEERPSPAPGRKRSLEGRRKTWPERRRERREVKKLRREAQARRAVGTTKWGSDEVVYTREHFKNPHREPIPPPQKKRRREERRESRSEERSRKNRESERWKKRGGLKRGYLYPRDDLGPMYDHLLSPKNRVRIS, encoded by the exons ATGATGATGGGCCACCAGAATGATGAGGAAGAGGGTGGTAATAAAGACAACAGATTCTACATCGAGGCCTCCAGCAGCTCAGAAGGTGAGCTGGGGTTTAGTCAGTACAAACAGTCCAGCTCACCGAGAGCTCCCCAGGCCACTGGAGGAAACTCTCCCCTAGTTCTTGCCTTCCCTCTCTCGTCTGGCCGAGCTCTACGGGACGTGTCGCCACTGGACAGCAGCCCAAGCCCAACCTCCAGGCGAAGCCTCCACTCAGAGCGGGACCTGGAGTATGATGACGAACCCCTAGAGGAGTGGATGatcctgggaggagaggagcaggagggAGACAGGTACATCCAGCTCAACCTGGGGTGCTGGAGCAGCAGTTCAGAGTCGCCTTCTGGAACAGAGG ATGAAGAACTGAATGGAAAATATGCTCTCAAACACAACTGGGCCATAATAGAGAAGGACAAG CCACGCCCATACCGCTATTTCACCTCTGACCGGCGCCTCACCTGTCACAACTGCAACAAGACTGGACACCTGGCCAAGGGCTGTACCACCCCgagg AGGCGACCCACCTGTGTGTTGTGTGGGCTCCAGGGCCATGTCCAGAGGGCCTGTCCAGGCCGGCACTGCCACAGCTGTGGGCTCCCCTCACACGGGTACCATCCCTGCCCTGAACCCCCTTTCTGGAACCAGCACTGCCACCGCTGTGGGATGGCTGGCCACCTATCagac GCTTGTCCGGATACATGGAGACAATTCCACTTCACA ACTCAGCAGGAGGTTCCCCTCAGGCCACACGTTGACCACACCCACAAACACTACAGACACACCGCTCACTGCTACAACTGCTCCAGGAGAGGACACCTCGGCCAT gagtgTACTCAGAGGAGGATGGTCAGTGGGACGTTTGCCTCGCTCCCCTACGTCTGTCACTACGACAACAAGAAGGACATCGTCAAACTGAACACCAGGATACACAGAAAAGCCAGag AGCCACAGGAGGAGGGCTTCATGCCTCTGTTAGAGCGCCAGAGGACCTACGTGACACCAGGGGGCAGTAGTGAAGAGGAGCGGCCCTCCCCAGCTCCAGGGAGGAAGAGAAGCCTGGAGGGCAGGAGGAAGACGTGGCCGGAGAGACGCAGGGAGAGACGGGAGGTGAAGAAGCTGAGGAGAGAGGCCCAAGCCAGGAGAGCGGTTGGGACGACCAAATGGGGCTCAGACGAGGTTGTTTACACCAGGGAACACTTTAAGAACCCCCACAGAGAACCCATACCTCCCCCTCAGAAGAAGAGACGCCGTGAGGAAAGAAGGGAGAGCAGGAGTGAGGAGAGGAGTAGGAAGAATAGAGAATCAGAGAggtggaagaagagaggagggctGAAGCGTGGGTACCTGTACCCCCGTGATGACTTGGGACCCATGTATGATCACCTCCTCTCCCCCAAAAATAGGGTGCGGATTTCATAA
- the LOC139581221 gene encoding E3 ubiquitin-protein ligase RNF38-like: MDPPRTRSRSRSGFFHYGMNGGGNSNNAINNGNMNASGGIGVNYPQQNNTGWAPHTARSYTENQHTQGNYLSSGAQRHASHGAHRHPGTGVLHFHPDNVCSDERDKMEDSPSPKRQRLSQQSMLDLSSAPPPTPSSPIRPWELPHTPTTWAPPPPSRRPHPHYLPERCHTPVRNRRSPPMRRQRGRRDRLPHHQPPHPHPHPHHHHYHHHYHNPHHHPHHSLSAGLQDENYRHPVPPQSYPYNQPEERPYHPPNLSPRPLHHPANLSPRLMHPHPPQQQSSMVLDLHDQVSYPVSPPGGPPGLPSHSAPQQLPACSVVFSGQHYPVCSVPPSVLQTCSVQHLPMPYPFPSLLSSDPTFLLPPPHLSHHPPHIPQPGQFGSYPTQQARSPLQRIENDVELLGEHLSLGAGLHYPPAAHPGLPPHSTQLHFLSHEPLPQEFFGVSYPNFMPRRIPGRRYRSQQPLPPSPYHPSFLPYFLSMLPVQPTAPAISLELDVDDGEVENYEALLNLAERLGEAKLRGLTKGDIEQLPSYRFNPNNHQSEQTLCVVCMSDFESRQLLRVLPCSHEFHGKCVDKWLRANRTCPICRADASEVQRDSE; this comes from the exons ATGGACCCCCCGAGGACTCGGTCGCGGTCACGGTCAGGTTTTTTTCACTATGGCATGAACGGTGGTGGCAACAGCAATAACGCAATCAACAACGGGAACATGAATGCCAGCGGAGGGATCGGGGTGAACTACCCGCAACAGAACAACACCGGCTGGGCTCCGCACACAGCGCGCAGCTATACAGAGAACCAGCACACCCAGGGGAACTACCTGTCTAGCGGGGCGCAACGCCACGCTTCGCATGGAGCACACAGACACCCCGGCACTG GTGTCCTTCACTTCCACCCTGATAACGTCTGCAGTGATGAGCGGGACAAG atggAGGACAGTCCTAGCCCTAAGCGACAGCGTCTTTCCCAGCAGTCTATGTTAGATCTAAGCTctgcccctccccccaccccatctTCTCCCATTCGTCCCTGGGAGCTACCCCACACCCCCACTACCTGGGCCCCACCCCCACCCAGTCGCAGACCACACCCACACTACCTGCCAGAGCGATGCCACACTCCTGTCCGCAACCGCCgcag tCCTCCAATGAGACGCCAGCGAGGCCGCCGTGACCGTCTCCCCCACCACCAACCCCcccaccctcaccctcaccctcatcaccaccactaccaccaccattaccacaacccgcaccatcacccccaccacaGCCTCTCAGCAGGGCTTCAGGACGAGAACTACCGCCACCCCGTCCCCCCTCAGAGTTAcccctataaccagcctgaggagcgCCCCTACCACCCCCCCAACCTGTCCCCTCGCCCCctccaccaccctgctaaccTGTCCCCCAGGCTGATGCACCCTCACCCCCCTCAGCAGCAGAGCAGTATGGTGCTGGACCTCCATGACCAG GTGTCGTACCCAGTCTCTCCCCCTGGCGGCCCCCCCGGCCTGCCCTCCCACTCGGCCCCCCAGCAGCTCCCAGCATGCTCGGTGGTCTTTAGTGGGCAGCACTACCCTGTCTGCAGTGTCCCTCCATCT gttcTGCAGACGTGCTCTGTGCAACATCTGCCCATGCCCTACCCATTCCCCTCTCTGCTGTCCAGTGACCCCACCTTTCTCCTGCCCCCTCCCCACCTGTCCcaccatccccctcacatccccCAGCCCGGACAGTTTGGATCCTACCCCACACAGCAGGCCAGATCG CCGTTACAGAGGATAGAGAATGACGTAGAGCTGTTGGGGGAGCACTTGTCGTTAGGGGCGGGTCTACACTACCCCCCTGCGGCCCACCCCGGCCTGCCCCCCCACTCCACTCAGCTCCATTTCCTCTCCCATGAGCCTCTTCCACAGGAGTTCTTTGGAGTG TCGTATCCTAACTTCATGCCACGGCGAATCCCAGGACGACGCTACCGCTCGCAGCAGCCACTGCCACCCTCGCCTTACCACCCCAGTTTCCTGCCTTACTTCCT CTCTATGCTGCCAGTCCAGCCTACAGCCCCTGCCATCAGCCTGGAGCTAGACGTAGATGACGGCGAGGTGGAGAACTACGAGGCTCTTCTCAACCTGGCCGAGCGTCTGGGAGAGGCCAAACTCCGAGGACTGACTAAGGGAGACATCGAGCAGCTGCCTTCCTATAGGTTCAACCCCAACAACCACCAATCAGAACAGACGCT gtgtgtggtgtgtatgagtGACTTTGAGTCTCGTCAACTGCTGCGAGTTCTACCCTGCAGTCATGAGTTTCACGGGAAGTGTGTCGACAAGTGGCTCAGG GCTAACAGGACGTGTCCCATCTGTAGGGCTGATGCCTCTGAGGTCCAGCGAGACTCAGAGTGA